In Arthrobacter burdickii, one DNA window encodes the following:
- a CDS encoding FAD-dependent oxidoreductase → MTVEHHAVVVGGGIAGLAAAASLVHDGWKVTVLERARAFTEVGAGLTITPNGMSALASLGVDAAVRDAGYRVRMAGTTDEHGSWLLRVPLASTSSSSQEVYGIHRRDLHGVLLAAAQGAVLMSGTRVVSVTPGTPGGARVRVDCVGAKGTVSYDADLVIGADGLRSTVRGLVAPGAAPRFSGKSSWRGIVPDSALVTEDFIVRWGPGTEFGAVRIGAAQVYWYGYTSSKEGHRWPDEKAAAMHHFKGWADPVRLLIDLTPRDQVIRHDVYDLAPDLNTYVFGRVVLIGDAAHAMIPTMGQGANSSLEDGACVGLLIGRPANEGVSLQSALGTFDASRRPRTQKIARQSRSAGQVGAGLESRISITVRNTAMRVVPAGPAMKAGASILRWKATT, encoded by the coding sequence ATGACGGTCGAGCACCACGCGGTAGTCGTTGGCGGGGGCATTGCCGGTCTGGCTGCGGCTGCTTCTCTCGTGCACGATGGCTGGAAGGTGACTGTGCTCGAGCGGGCGCGAGCCTTCACGGAGGTCGGTGCGGGGCTGACCATCACTCCGAATGGGATGTCGGCTCTGGCTTCTCTTGGCGTTGACGCTGCTGTCCGCGATGCGGGTTACCGGGTACGCATGGCCGGTACCACCGATGAACACGGCTCATGGTTGTTGCGCGTTCCTCTCGCCAGTACATCCAGCTCGAGCCAGGAGGTCTACGGGATCCACCGACGGGACCTCCATGGCGTGCTGCTCGCTGCTGCTCAAGGGGCCGTGCTGATGAGTGGTACCCGGGTCGTCAGCGTCACTCCGGGTACACCGGGCGGGGCCAGGGTGCGAGTGGACTGTGTGGGGGCGAAGGGCACCGTGTCCTATGACGCGGACCTTGTCATCGGGGCCGACGGTCTTCGCAGCACTGTCAGGGGCCTCGTTGCTCCCGGAGCAGCGCCTCGGTTCAGCGGCAAATCGTCGTGGCGTGGAATCGTGCCCGACTCGGCGCTTGTGACGGAGGATTTCATCGTCAGGTGGGGCCCGGGAACAGAGTTCGGGGCCGTGCGTATCGGAGCTGCCCAGGTGTACTGGTACGGGTACACCTCCTCGAAGGAAGGCCATCGTTGGCCCGATGAGAAGGCCGCCGCCATGCACCATTTCAAGGGATGGGCGGACCCCGTACGACTTCTCATCGATCTCACCCCACGCGATCAGGTCATCCGTCACGACGTCTACGACCTGGCCCCTGACCTCAACACCTATGTCTTCGGACGGGTCGTGCTCATCGGTGACGCAGCACACGCGATGATCCCCACCATGGGACAAGGAGCGAATTCCTCGCTGGAGGACGGCGCATGCGTGGGGCTTCTGATCGGTCGGCCCGCCAATGAGGGCGTGTCCCTGCAGTCCGCATTGGGCACGTTTGACGCATCCCGCCGCCCTCGCACCCAGAAGATAGCCCGCCAATCCCGAAGTGCTGGGCAAGTCGGAGCTGGGCTTGAAAGCAGGATCAGTATCACTGTTCGCAACACCGCGATGAGAGTGGTGCCCGCCGGACCAGCAATGAAAGCAGGAGCATCGATCCTCAGGTGGAAAGCCACTACCTGA
- a CDS encoding saccharopine dehydrogenase family protein, whose amino-acid sequence MEAPARDHDLVLFGATGFVGELIAGYLADHAPPGLRVGLAGRSREKLEAVRSRLPAAAQDWALIEADSEHPDSLAALAARTRVLFTTVGPYAKYGLPVVEACARAGTHYGDLTGEVSFVREAIDRFDALARTTGARIVHACGYDSIPSDLAVLLLHQAAVADGAGGLTEVQLVARAKGGFSGGTIESMRGQLDGMRSDPVLRSLAGDPYSLSPDRTAEPSTRQPSDLGWVGRSEDGLWTAPFIMASVNTRIVRRSNALQGWTYGRSLRYGEVMGVGRGLVGVVRAGATALGLRVFGAALALPPTRKLLDRVLPSPGAGPSEAARRSGWFRSQATASSESGRRYRAVAAGPGDPGYAATAVMAGEAALSLALDGDRLPPAAGSLTPATALGDVLVERLRAAGHTYEVISLT is encoded by the coding sequence ATGGAGGCTCCCGCGCGCGATCACGACCTCGTCCTCTTCGGTGCGACCGGCTTCGTCGGTGAACTGATCGCCGGATATCTTGCGGACCATGCTCCGCCGGGCCTGCGCGTGGGGCTCGCGGGGAGGTCGAGGGAGAAGCTCGAGGCCGTACGGTCCAGGCTGCCCGCCGCCGCGCAGGACTGGGCCCTCATCGAGGCCGACTCGGAGCACCCTGACTCACTCGCTGCGCTGGCCGCCAGAACCCGGGTGCTCTTCACCACGGTGGGTCCCTACGCGAAGTACGGACTGCCCGTCGTCGAGGCGTGTGCCCGCGCCGGCACCCACTATGGGGACCTGACGGGCGAGGTGTCCTTCGTCCGTGAAGCCATCGACCGCTTCGACGCGTTGGCAAGGACTACCGGCGCACGGATCGTCCATGCGTGCGGCTACGACTCCATCCCGTCGGACCTCGCGGTGCTCCTCCTGCACCAGGCCGCGGTGGCCGACGGCGCGGGCGGACTGACCGAGGTGCAGCTCGTCGCCAGGGCGAAGGGTGGCTTCAGCGGCGGCACCATCGAGTCGATGCGTGGGCAGCTCGACGGCATGCGGTCGGATCCTGTGCTGCGATCGCTCGCGGGTGATCCCTACTCCCTCAGTCCGGACCGCACGGCGGAGCCCTCGACCCGGCAGCCGTCGGACCTGGGGTGGGTCGGCCGGTCGGAGGACGGCCTGTGGACCGCACCCTTCATCATGGCGTCGGTGAACACGCGGATCGTGCGTCGCAGCAATGCCCTGCAGGGGTGGACCTACGGCCGGTCCCTGCGGTACGGCGAGGTGATGGGTGTGGGGCGGGGGCTCGTCGGCGTCGTCCGCGCCGGAGCGACGGCGCTCGGCCTGCGGGTGTTCGGAGCCGCACTGGCCCTACCCCCGACGAGGAAACTACTGGACCGTGTCCTTCCGTCGCCCGGTGCGGGTCCGAGCGAGGCCGCGCGGCGCTCAGGCTGGTTCCGTTCCCAGGCGACTGCTTCCTCGGAGAGCGGCCGGCGGTACCGGGCCGTCGCAGCCGGCCCGGGCGACCCCGGATACGCCGCCACCGCCGTCATGGCCGGGGAGGCTGCGCTCTCTCTGGCCCTCGACGGCGACCGCCTGCCGCCCGCCGCAGGATCACTGACCCCGGCGACCGCCCTCGGCGACGTCCTGGTGGAGCGGCTGCGCGCGGCAGGCCATACCTACGAGGTCATTTCCCTCACCTGA
- a CDS encoding methylenetetrahydrofolate reductase, with product MTSKKQAAVPPSLSYELYPPATPEAGEAVLRTIDELEATRPDYVSVTYSGTPARRLASIELIGHLTSNTRLRPLAHLCCVGETRASLDLLVRQLVALGVRGLLALRGDLPQDPQAVRGELPFAQSLVELIREVEARHGAALAGGRLAVGVAAYPNRHPESPSFLHDVEVLVSKQRSGADFAITQVYFDPAHYVRLLTAARAAGVTIPIIPGVMPLGNIRRLERLAGMTGVRPDPALLHRLETASGEAERRRIGVRAAAVLARAAFDAGAPGVHLYTFNDHRASIEVIEEIDLPVARTPAAVPA from the coding sequence ATGACTTCGAAGAAACAGGCAGCGGTACCGCCGTCGCTGTCGTACGAGCTGTATCCGCCGGCCACCCCGGAAGCAGGGGAGGCGGTGCTGCGGACGATCGACGAGCTGGAGGCCACCCGCCCCGACTACGTCTCGGTGACCTACAGCGGCACACCGGCGCGGCGCCTGGCCTCGATCGAGCTGATCGGGCACCTGACCAGCAACACCAGACTGCGACCACTGGCCCACCTCTGTTGCGTGGGGGAGACACGGGCGAGCCTTGACCTGCTGGTGCGGCAGCTCGTCGCACTGGGGGTGAGGGGCCTGCTGGCCCTGCGCGGGGACCTGCCGCAGGACCCGCAGGCAGTGCGCGGCGAGCTTCCCTTCGCCCAGTCCCTGGTGGAGTTGATCCGGGAGGTCGAGGCCCGGCACGGAGCCGCGCTCGCCGGCGGTCGGTTGGCGGTGGGGGTGGCGGCCTACCCGAATCGGCACCCGGAATCGCCGTCATTCCTGCACGACGTCGAGGTGCTGGTCTCGAAGCAGCGTTCCGGTGCAGACTTCGCCATCACGCAGGTGTATTTCGATCCCGCCCACTACGTCCGCCTGCTCACCGCGGCCCGGGCCGCGGGAGTCACCATCCCGATCATTCCCGGGGTGATGCCCCTGGGGAACATCCGCCGGCTCGAACGGCTGGCCGGAATGACCGGCGTCCGTCCCGACCCTGCCCTCCTGCACCGCCTGGAGACCGCCTCGGGTGAAGCCGAACGCCGACGGATCGGCGTGCGGGCAGCGGCCGTGCTGGCCCGGGCGGCCTTCGATGCAGGGGCCCCGGGCGTGCACCTGTACACCTTCAACGACCATCGCGCGTCCATCGAGGTCATCGAGGAGATCGACCTGCCGGTGGCGCGCACGCCGGCCGCCGTCCCGGCCTGA
- a CDS encoding ester cyclase: MPDGSGLRGVYEGIISAVGADDAVALEGLIAADVIDHMPVPGQPGGREGFIFWMHSMHAAFPDMTGAISDAVVEGDKIAGRVLWTGTHEGEFLGLPATGRPVAITAMHLVRFRGGVAVEWWGAADLLGAAMSLNARLEPPL; encoded by the coding sequence ATGCCAGACGGTTCAGGCTTGCGAGGAGTATATGAAGGGATCATCTCTGCGGTCGGCGCTGATGATGCCGTCGCTCTGGAGGGTTTGATCGCTGCTGATGTGATCGACCACATGCCCGTGCCCGGTCAGCCTGGAGGGCGGGAGGGCTTCATTTTCTGGATGCACAGTATGCATGCTGCCTTTCCCGATATGACGGGAGCCATCTCTGACGCAGTGGTTGAAGGCGACAAGATCGCCGGTCGGGTGCTGTGGACCGGAACGCACGAAGGGGAGTTCCTCGGTCTGCCCGCTACCGGCAGACCGGTAGCCATTACCGCCATGCACCTTGTTCGGTTCAGGGGCGGGGTGGCGGTCGAATGGTGGGGCGCCGCAGACCTTCTCGGAGCTGCAATGAGTTTGAATGCCCGCCTGGAGCCTCCTCTCTAG